A DNA window from Candidatus Baltobacteraceae bacterium contains the following coding sequences:
- a CDS encoding RidA family protein, translating into MQINPEGWPRPSGFSNGVVATGRFLAISGQIGWDEQLQLVSDDFLDQACQALSNVMDILAAAGGKPEHLVRLTWYITDKNEYRACLRELGACYKKIVGEHYPAMALVQVAALLEEGAKIEIEATAVLPE; encoded by the coding sequence GTGCAGATAAATCCTGAAGGCTGGCCGCGACCCAGCGGCTTTTCCAACGGCGTCGTCGCGACGGGCCGATTCTTGGCCATCTCCGGCCAAATCGGCTGGGACGAGCAGCTGCAGCTGGTCTCCGACGATTTCCTGGACCAAGCGTGTCAAGCGCTCAGCAACGTCATGGACATCCTCGCGGCCGCGGGCGGCAAGCCCGAACACCTCGTTCGGCTGACCTGGTACATTACCGACAAGAACGAGTACCGTGCGTGCTTACGCGAGCTCGGCGCGTGCTACAAGAAAATCGTCGGCGAGCATTATCCCGCGATGGCGCTCGTGCAGGTGGCGGCGCTGCTCGAAGAAGGCGCCAAGATCGAAATCGAAGCGACGGCAGTCCTTCCGGAATGA
- a CDS encoding DMT family transporter — translation MLVYGGLLYVIVCWGLNVVLMKGAFAHLDPLAFTALRFLAMTPLAFGLVYATGERVHVRRQDIVPLVVCAACGYGIYQYLWTLGLANTSAFASSLLGATAPVFTLVILALTGHERIRALRWAGAAVALLGIAVFEGAFAGHATFRIGDLLTLLSSVSFAGYNVATARLIGRYSPVALVAITMTIGGLMLYPAGIPRLLHADLLTMGWNVWGPFAFAVVFPIVLTWPVWNYGIAKIGAARAGLFGFLVPIVAGIASTLILHARFEPHQLLGAGICLAGMTFATIFGRFSLGAIWAERSMPLER, via the coding sequence GTGCTCGTTTACGGCGGTTTGCTCTACGTAATCGTCTGCTGGGGCCTCAACGTAGTGCTGATGAAAGGCGCGTTTGCGCACTTAGATCCGCTCGCGTTTACGGCACTGCGCTTCCTCGCCATGACCCCGCTGGCGTTCGGCCTGGTCTACGCGACCGGGGAGCGCGTCCACGTCCGTCGCCAGGACATCGTCCCCCTCGTGGTGTGCGCCGCCTGCGGCTACGGCATCTATCAGTACCTCTGGACGCTGGGACTCGCCAACACCAGCGCGTTTGCGTCGTCGCTGCTCGGCGCGACCGCGCCCGTATTCACTTTAGTGATCCTAGCGCTTACCGGCCACGAACGAATTCGCGCGCTGCGCTGGGCCGGCGCTGCGGTCGCGCTCCTCGGCATCGCGGTTTTCGAAGGCGCGTTTGCCGGACATGCGACGTTTCGCATCGGCGACTTGCTCACGCTGCTGTCATCGGTGTCGTTTGCCGGCTACAACGTCGCCACCGCGCGACTGATTGGGCGGTATTCGCCCGTCGCACTGGTCGCGATCACGATGACGATCGGCGGACTGATGCTCTATCCGGCCGGCATTCCGCGATTACTTCACGCCGATTTGCTGACGATGGGCTGGAATGTCTGGGGGCCGTTTGCCTTCGCGGTCGTCTTCCCGATCGTCTTGACGTGGCCGGTGTGGAACTATGGCATCGCCAAGATCGGTGCGGCGCGGGCGGGACTCTTCGGCTTTCTCGTACCGATCGTCGCCGGCATCGCCAGCACGCTGATACTGCACGCACGATTCGAGCCGCATCAGCTGCTCGGCGCCGGCATTTGTTTGGCCGGAATGACGTTTGCGACAATTTTCGGGCGGTTCTCGCTAGGCGCGATTTGGGCGGAACGCTCGATGCCGTTGGAACGATAG
- a CDS encoding sodium:solute symporter, whose product MSSGSIVLLVLVGAVTIMGFLAARWGGANLNSIEEWALGGRRFGTLVSWFLLGGDLYTAYTFIAVPALVYGVGALGFFAVPYATIAYPVALVVLVRFWGIARERGYLTTADFVRDRYNDRALEVAIALTGVVAAMPYIALQLAGMKTVFAQIGGGFAAHDGLFALTIAFVLLAGYTYTSGLRAPALIAFVKDTLIYVTVIAAIVVIPAKLGGWAHVFSASQAVLAARPKPSSIFLTPSQYFTYATMAFGSALSLFIYPHSITSVLSAKSKEVLRRNAALLPIYSLLLGLLALLGYCALAAGIKVPQSAASNVVPLLFRQFFPDWFAGVADAAVVIGALVPAAIMCIGAANLFASNVFAEFSTQRPPGETRVAKLLTLAMCAAALVVIFFVRVPYVIDFQLIGGALMLQIFPAFVLGLWTRALHPKALFAGWACGLIASCAMAYATGFNSNFTIHAFGGSLTGFIALYALVVNLAVSGLLTLPLRRADKS is encoded by the coding sequence ATGTCTAGCGGTTCGATCGTTCTGCTGGTACTGGTCGGTGCCGTCACGATTATGGGCTTCCTCGCCGCTCGCTGGGGCGGCGCCAACCTCAACTCGATCGAGGAATGGGCGCTGGGCGGACGCAGGTTCGGCACTCTCGTGTCGTGGTTTTTGCTGGGCGGCGATCTGTATACGGCCTACACGTTCATCGCCGTTCCCGCATTGGTCTATGGCGTCGGCGCGCTAGGCTTCTTCGCCGTTCCGTACGCGACGATCGCTTATCCCGTCGCCCTCGTCGTCTTGGTGCGGTTTTGGGGGATCGCGCGCGAGCGCGGCTATCTGACGACGGCCGATTTCGTGCGCGACCGCTATAACGATCGCGCACTGGAGGTCGCCATCGCGCTGACCGGCGTCGTTGCGGCGATGCCGTACATCGCGCTGCAGTTGGCGGGAATGAAGACGGTCTTCGCGCAGATCGGCGGCGGCTTCGCGGCGCACGACGGACTTTTCGCCCTCACCATTGCGTTCGTGCTGCTTGCGGGCTACACGTACACCAGCGGACTGCGCGCGCCGGCGCTCATCGCATTCGTGAAGGACACACTCATTTACGTCACCGTCATTGCGGCGATCGTCGTGATCCCAGCCAAGCTCGGCGGCTGGGCGCACGTGTTTTCCGCGTCGCAAGCAGTGCTCGCCGCGCGCCCGAAACCGTCGTCGATTTTCTTGACGCCGTCGCAGTACTTCACGTACGCGACGATGGCGTTCGGTTCCGCGCTCTCACTGTTCATCTATCCGCACTCGATTACCAGCGTGCTCTCGGCCAAGAGCAAGGAAGTCCTGCGGCGCAATGCCGCGCTCTTACCGATCTATTCGCTGCTGCTCGGATTGCTCGCGCTGCTGGGGTACTGCGCGTTGGCAGCGGGCATCAAGGTTCCGCAGTCGGCCGCCAGCAACGTCGTGCCGCTGCTCTTCCGGCAGTTCTTTCCCGACTGGTTTGCCGGCGTGGCCGATGCGGCGGTGGTGATCGGCGCGCTGGTTCCCGCAGCCATCATGTGCATCGGCGCGGCGAATCTGTTCGCCAGCAACGTCTTCGCGGAGTTTTCGACGCAGCGGCCGCCGGGCGAAACGCGCGTCGCGAAGCTGCTGACGCTCGCGATGTGCGCCGCGGCGCTTGTAGTGATCTTCTTCGTGCGCGTCCCGTACGTCATCGACTTTCAACTGATCGGCGGCGCGCTGATGCTCCAGATCTTCCCGGCCTTCGTCCTGGGCTTGTGGACGCGCGCCCTTCATCCAAAGGCGCTTTTTGCGGGTTGGGCCTGCGGCCTGATCGCAAGCTGTGCCATGGCCTACGCGACCGGCTTCAATTCGAACTTCACGATTCATGCGTTCGGCGGCTCGTTAACCGGCTTCATTGCACTCTACGCGCTGGTTGTCAATCTTGCGGTTTCCGGGTTGTTGACGCTACCATTACGGCGTGCAGATAAATCCTGA
- a CDS encoding VOC family protein, with the protein MKPALDHFVLICDPGAPQADALTALGLLEGSANVHHGQGTANRRFFFHNAYLELVWVDDLSASRAEPAFRTRLWERWVRRHDGACPFGIALRPDDPVDAEAPPPFPTWAYHAPYLPSQVAIGIALATPLTEPEFLYVNFATSPQAKAREPLEHPLGLRELTHVRIAAPGGAQSPGARTAAGLGIASFAEENDYVAELFFDHAVKGESADLRPELPLLLRW; encoded by the coding sequence ATGAAGCCTGCGCTCGACCACTTCGTGTTGATCTGCGACCCAGGCGCACCGCAAGCCGACGCACTCACGGCGCTCGGTCTGCTCGAAGGCTCCGCGAACGTACATCACGGACAAGGCACGGCCAATCGGCGGTTCTTCTTTCACAACGCCTATCTCGAGCTCGTTTGGGTCGACGACCTCAGTGCGTCGCGCGCCGAGCCGGCGTTTCGCACGCGGCTGTGGGAACGTTGGGTACGCCGTCACGACGGCGCGTGTCCGTTCGGCATCGCGCTGCGTCCCGACGATCCGGTCGACGCCGAGGCACCGCCGCCCTTTCCAACGTGGGCCTATCACGCGCCCTATCTGCCGTCGCAAGTCGCGATCGGCATCGCGCTCGCGACGCCGCTGACCGAGCCGGAGTTTCTCTACGTGAACTTCGCGACGTCGCCGCAAGCAAAAGCGCGCGAGCCGCTCGAACATCCGCTTGGCCTTCGCGAGCTCACGCACGTGCGCATCGCGGCGCCGGGCGGTGCTCAGTCACCCGGAGCCAGAACGGCGGCGGGATTAGGCATAGCGAGCTTCGCCGAAGAGAACGACTACGTCGCGGAACTGTTCTTCGATCACGCCGTCAAAGGCGAGAGCGCCGACTTACGCCCAGAACTACCGTTACTGCTGCGCTGGTAA
- a CDS encoding acyltransferase produces the protein MAASGTLHEEKRLGVLDGLRGIAVLLVLWYHVWEISWLPAPASWLEFVPETGFIGVHLFFFLSGFVISYPFVRAVALGRAQPSWSHFAWRRFLKIVPSYVLAIGVAYAIGYAQVQPNANTLPDIVTHLLFIHTWFPDRYGTINGVMWTLAVEVEFYCIFPLIWQSFKRAPWLTAAVMIAIAWIWRAWYAKCCMQTLFPTYEENLPGYLDIFACGMIASYAFVRFGDRIRASRLGVAAPVVALAGIVGLVALLQNLFGFRLADQWAGVWQIDKRPLLGGCFALVAFGSLLAPAWWQLLFDNPPLRFLAAISYNLYLYHQLIARDLLKFHIPPYIGDDPHFDPQWQVRYTQIAFAATIAQAALVTYVFERPLLGLPLPPRWALRPAWARFSKPRSRSGS, from the coding sequence ATGGCGGCTAGCGGAACCCTTCACGAAGAGAAACGGCTCGGCGTTTTAGACGGACTGCGCGGTATCGCCGTCCTGCTCGTGTTGTGGTATCACGTCTGGGAGATCTCGTGGCTCCCGGCGCCCGCATCGTGGCTGGAGTTCGTGCCCGAGACCGGCTTCATTGGCGTCCATCTGTTCTTCTTTCTTAGCGGATTCGTGATCTCGTATCCGTTCGTTCGCGCGGTCGCGCTCGGCCGCGCTCAACCGAGCTGGTCGCACTTCGCGTGGCGGCGATTTCTGAAAATCGTGCCGTCCTACGTGCTCGCCATCGGCGTAGCGTACGCGATCGGCTACGCGCAGGTACAGCCCAACGCGAACACCCTGCCCGACATCGTGACGCACTTGCTCTTTATTCACACGTGGTTTCCCGATCGCTACGGCACCATCAACGGCGTGATGTGGACGCTCGCCGTCGAGGTCGAGTTCTACTGCATCTTTCCGCTGATCTGGCAAAGCTTCAAGCGCGCGCCGTGGTTAACCGCAGCGGTTATGATCGCGATCGCGTGGATATGGCGCGCGTGGTACGCCAAGTGCTGCATGCAGACGCTCTTTCCGACCTACGAAGAGAACCTGCCCGGCTACCTGGACATCTTCGCCTGCGGCATGATCGCGTCGTACGCGTTCGTACGCTTCGGCGATCGCATTCGCGCGTCGCGCTTGGGGGTAGCCGCGCCGGTCGTCGCCTTGGCCGGCATCGTCGGGCTCGTCGCACTGCTCCAGAATCTGTTCGGCTTTCGCCTCGCCGACCAGTGGGCCGGCGTGTGGCAGATCGACAAGCGTCCGCTGCTCGGCGGCTGCTTTGCGCTGGTCGCCTTTGGATCGCTGCTGGCGCCGGCGTGGTGGCAGCTGCTCTTCGATAACCCGCCGCTGCGCTTTCTGGCGGCGATTTCGTACAATCTCTACCTCTACCACCAACTCATTGCGCGCGATCTGCTGAAGTTCCATATTCCGCCGTACATTGGCGACGATCCCCACTTCGATCCGCAGTGGCAAGTGCGCTACACCCAGATCGCCTTTGCCGCGACGATCGCGCAAGCGGCGCTCGTGACCTACGTCTTCGAACGGCCGCTGCTAGGTCTTCCGCTGCCCCCAAGGTGGGCACTGCGCCCGGCGTGGGCACGCTTTTCGAAACCACGATCGCGATCGGGATCTTAG
- a CDS encoding AMP-binding protein, protein MKLSAHADTFAEDRLPRPEHMPELLFTLPELRYPQRINAAAHLLDRHIAAGNGERRCIVAPGQPFWTYAELASKANRIARVLVEDLGVVPGNRVLLRAPNNPMLAACWLGVLKAGAIAVTTMPLYRANELRFMMEKAQVKLALCDVRLRDELAAACDASGGVRTLHFGGDGDELEFAMRDRSDEFPIVDTAAEDVAMIAFTSGTTGEPKAAMHYHRDILATCDSYGARVLRSRPDDLFCGSPPLAFTFGLGGLLLFPLAIGAATLLLEQAGPEHLMRGIAEHGVTTIFTAPIAYRAMCGMVDRCNVGTLRTCVSAGETLPKPVWEAWRDKTGLKIMDGIGSTEMLHIFVGAPVDEIVGGSTGRAVPGYVAEVHDEDGNRVSNGTIGRLAVKGPTGCKYLQDERQANYVQNGWNYPGDAYRMDDDGYCWYVARTDDMIVSAGYNISGPEVEQALIAHADVKEVAVIGKPDLEKETHIVKAFIVLADGCAATEWKADELREFCKSQIAPFKAPREIEFVRELPRTETGKVQRYKLRQQAAIE, encoded by the coding sequence GTGAAACTCAGCGCGCACGCCGACACCTTCGCCGAGGATAGGCTTCCGCGGCCCGAGCATATGCCGGAGCTGCTCTTCACCTTGCCCGAACTGCGTTATCCGCAGCGGATCAACGCGGCAGCGCACTTACTCGATCGCCACATCGCGGCAGGCAACGGGGAACGGCGCTGCATCGTCGCGCCGGGGCAGCCGTTCTGGACGTATGCCGAACTTGCGTCCAAGGCCAATCGCATCGCGCGCGTGCTCGTTGAAGATCTTGGCGTCGTGCCGGGAAATCGCGTGCTGTTGCGCGCGCCCAACAACCCGATGCTGGCGGCGTGTTGGCTCGGCGTGCTCAAAGCCGGAGCGATTGCGGTGACGACGATGCCGCTCTATCGTGCCAACGAACTGCGCTTCATGATGGAGAAGGCGCAGGTCAAGCTCGCGCTATGCGACGTGCGCCTGCGCGACGAACTCGCGGCCGCATGCGACGCGTCTGGCGGCGTTAGAACGCTGCATTTTGGCGGCGACGGGGACGAGCTCGAGTTTGCCATGCGCGACCGATCCGACGAGTTTCCGATCGTCGACACCGCCGCCGAGGACGTGGCGATGATCGCGTTTACCTCGGGAACCACCGGCGAGCCCAAAGCGGCGATGCACTACCATCGCGACATTCTGGCCACGTGCGACTCGTACGGTGCGCGCGTGCTGCGGTCGCGACCGGACGATCTGTTTTGCGGCAGTCCGCCGTTGGCGTTTACGTTTGGGCTGGGCGGGTTGCTGCTCTTTCCGCTGGCTATCGGCGCGGCCACGCTTTTGCTCGAGCAGGCGGGTCCCGAGCATTTGATGCGCGGCATCGCCGAGCACGGCGTGACAACGATCTTTACCGCGCCGATCGCCTATCGCGCGATGTGCGGGATGGTGGATCGCTGCAACGTTGGAACGCTGCGCACGTGCGTTTCGGCCGGCGAGACATTGCCCAAACCGGTTTGGGAGGCGTGGCGCGACAAAACCGGACTCAAAATCATGGACGGCATCGGCAGCACCGAGATGCTGCACATTTTTGTCGGGGCTCCGGTCGACGAAATCGTCGGCGGCTCGACGGGCCGCGCCGTACCGGGTTACGTGGCCGAAGTTCACGACGAAGACGGTAACCGCGTGTCCAACGGCACCATCGGCCGGCTCGCCGTCAAAGGTCCGACGGGTTGTAAGTACCTGCAGGACGAGCGCCAAGCCAACTACGTGCAAAACGGTTGGAACTATCCCGGCGACGCGTACCGTATGGACGACGACGGCTACTGCTGGTACGTCGCGCGTACCGACGATATGATCGTCTCTGCCGGGTACAACATCTCCGGTCCCGAGGTAGAACAAGCACTCATCGCCCATGCCGACGTCAAAGAAGTCGCCGTCATCGGCAAGCCCGACCTCGAGAAAGAAACGCATATCGTCAAGGCGTTCATCGTGCTCGCCGACGGGTGCGCGGCCACCGAATGGAAGGCCGACGAGCTGCGCGAGTTTTGCAAGTCGCAGATCGCGCCGTTCAAAGCGCCGCGCGAGATCGAGTTCGTGCGCGAGCTGCCGCGAACGGAGACCGGAAAAGTCCAGCGGTATAAGCTCCGGCAGCAAGCAGCGATCGAATGA
- a CDS encoding DUF3311 domain-containing protein → MNKRKAYWLLVVPFVALLLPFLYNRPEPVLFGMPFFYWYQLLWVLITGGLLGLVVYLTRDAGDV, encoded by the coding sequence GTGAATAAGCGCAAGGCGTATTGGTTGCTCGTCGTGCCGTTCGTGGCACTTCTGCTGCCGTTTCTCTACAATCGCCCCGAGCCGGTGCTCTTCGGGATGCCGTTCTTCTATTGGTATCAACTGCTCTGGGTGTTAATTACCGGCGGTCTGTTAGGACTCGTCGTTTATCTCACGCGGGACGCGGGCGATGTCTAG
- a CDS encoding penicillin acylase family protein encodes MKLLAAVGLLLALGSAGTVRPDMARWQREAADVTIVRDDWGIAHVHGKTDADAVFGAIYAQAEDDFDRVETNYLTALGRTAEFEGENAIYADLRYRFYADPAKLQALYDRSPANLRKLMDAWADGLNYFLATHPKVHPKVLRHFEPWMALSFTEGSIGGDIEDISPIGLRAFYGEGRAVALTRRTDEQLRDIGSNGIALAPSMTKQGRALLLINPHTSFYFRSELQMRSDEGLDAYGAATWGQFFIYQGFNQNIGWMHTSTGVNDVDFFAETIVRKNGELCYRYGSQLRPVTVSSVTLRYRTRGGDLASRTLTVYRTHHGPIVAKEGSKWIAVALMDKPVAALSQSFYRTKAADFASYRAIADRYKANSSNNTIFADRKGEIAFMTPQFIPRRDNRFDYTKTVDGSNPATDWRGLLPLSAMPNVVDPPNGWVFNSNDWAYSAAGSHSPKRSAYPRYMDQLGPNMRGVHDTRLLTGRRNFTLDSLQAAAFDSYLPAFAEMIPRLIAAYDELPKSDPRVAALRGPIAMLRSWNYRWAATSIPTTLAVYWGDTLRGAVRREEDELEATYSRMLYAPRDKKLAALVHAVGQLDADFGTWRTPWGTVNRFQRLDDDIDARFYDDKPSIPVPFTSGFWGSLAAFYTTQTQTKRRYGISGNSFVAVVEFGDRVRARAVTAGGESGNPASPHFNDEAARYASGNLRDVYYYADQLARHTARTYHP; translated from the coding sequence ATGAAGCTGCTCGCCGCCGTCGGCCTCTTGCTCGCCTTGGGGTCGGCCGGCACGGTAAGGCCCGACATGGCGCGGTGGCAGCGTGAGGCGGCCGACGTCACGATCGTGCGCGACGATTGGGGCATCGCGCACGTTCACGGCAAGACCGACGCCGATGCCGTTTTCGGGGCGATCTACGCGCAGGCCGAAGACGATTTCGATCGCGTCGAAACCAACTATTTGACCGCGTTAGGGCGCACCGCCGAGTTCGAGGGCGAGAACGCGATCTACGCCGATCTACGCTATCGCTTCTACGCCGATCCCGCGAAGCTCCAAGCGTTGTACGACCGAAGTCCGGCAAACCTGCGCAAGCTCATGGACGCGTGGGCGGACGGCCTCAACTATTTCCTCGCAACGCATCCAAAGGTCCATCCGAAAGTGCTGCGGCATTTCGAGCCGTGGATGGCGCTCAGCTTTACCGAAGGCAGCATCGGCGGCGATATCGAGGATATTTCGCCCATCGGACTGCGCGCGTTTTACGGCGAGGGCCGCGCCGTCGCACTGACGCGACGCACGGACGAGCAGCTGCGCGACATCGGATCGAACGGCATCGCCCTGGCGCCGTCGATGACCAAGCAGGGACGCGCGCTGCTGCTCATCAACCCGCACACGTCCTTCTACTTCCGCTCCGAGCTCCAGATGCGCAGCGACGAAGGTCTCGATGCTTACGGCGCCGCAACGTGGGGTCAGTTTTTCATCTATCAAGGCTTCAATCAAAACATCGGCTGGATGCACACCAGCACCGGCGTCAACGACGTCGACTTTTTTGCCGAAACGATCGTGCGCAAGAACGGCGAGCTCTGCTATCGTTACGGCTCGCAGCTGCGCCCCGTGACGGTCTCGTCGGTCACGTTACGTTACCGGACCCGCGGAGGCGATCTCGCGTCGCGGACGCTTACCGTCTACCGCACTCATCACGGTCCCATCGTCGCCAAAGAGGGCTCCAAATGGATCGCCGTCGCGCTGATGGACAAGCCGGTCGCGGCGCTCAGCCAGTCGTTTTATCGAACCAAAGCCGCCGATTTCGCGTCGTACCGCGCGATCGCCGACCGCTACAAAGCCAACTCCTCGAACAATACGATCTTCGCCGACCGCAAGGGCGAGATCGCCTTCATGACCCCGCAGTTCATTCCGCGGCGAGACAACCGATTCGACTACACGAAAACCGTCGACGGATCGAATCCAGCCACCGATTGGCGCGGTCTTCTTCCGTTGAGCGCGATGCCTAACGTGGTCGATCCGCCCAACGGGTGGGTCTTCAACTCCAACGATTGGGCGTATTCGGCTGCCGGCAGCCATAGCCCTAAGCGCAGTGCCTATCCGCGGTACATGGACCAGCTCGGTCCAAATATGCGCGGCGTGCACGACACGCGGCTGCTGACGGGCCGGCGCAACTTCACGCTCGACTCTCTGCAAGCCGCGGCTTTCGATTCCTACTTGCCGGCCTTTGCTGAAATGATTCCGCGCCTGATCGCCGCGTACGATGAGCTGCCCAAGAGCGATCCGCGCGTCGCGGCGTTGCGCGGACCGATTGCGATGCTGCGCTCGTGGAACTACCGCTGGGCGGCGACGTCGATTCCGACGACCCTGGCCGTCTATTGGGGCGACACGCTGCGCGGCGCAGTGCGCCGTGAAGAGGACGAACTGGAAGCGACGTATTCGCGCATGCTCTACGCACCGCGCGACAAGAAACTCGCGGCGCTCGTCCATGCGGTCGGGCAGCTCGATGCCGACTTTGGAACGTGGCGCACGCCCTGGGGTACGGTCAATCGCTTCCAACGCCTCGACGACGACATCGACGCGCGCTTCTACGATGACAAACCCAGCATTCCGGTGCCGTTCACGTCAGGCTTTTGGGGCTCGCTCGCCGCGTTCTACACGACGCAGACCCAAACGAAGCGGCGTTACGGTATTTCGGGAAACAGCTTCGTCGCCGTCGTGGAGTTCGGCGATCGCGTACGAGCGCGAGCAGTGACGGCGGGCGGCGAAAGCGGCAACCCGGCGTCGCCGCACTTCAACGACGAAGCCGCCCGCTATGCCTCAGGCAACCTGCGCGACGTCTACTACTACGCCGATCAGCTCGCCCGCCACACGGCTCGTACGTACCACCCGTAA
- a CDS encoding acyl-CoA dehydrogenase family protein: MQIQDLMLPFFDEEHRAFYGRVREWLSKSDVLDDERRPEASARAWVRALASGEVLRACVPDMYTGLRTDLDVRTLCLAREALAYHSAMADFAFAMQGLGSGALTLFGSAELKKRYLPMVANGRCVPAFALSEREAGSDVAAIRTRAVLKDGTYTLDGEKTWISNAGIADLYVVFARTSDDGSKGLTAFAIDPTSPGFTVGKRIDTISPHPLGTLSFERLRVAPSQRIGKEGEGFKIAMATLDVFRSTVGAAALGFARRALDESLAHVKKRELFGAPLAALQLTQAAIAEMATDVDAAALLVYRAAWTKDAGAPRITREAAMAKWFATEAAGRVCDRAVQLFGGRGVTHGEIVERLYRDVRALRIYEGASEIQQLVIAKQTLDAQ; encoded by the coding sequence ATGCAGATACAGGATCTCATGCTCCCGTTTTTCGACGAGGAGCACCGCGCGTTTTACGGACGCGTTCGCGAATGGCTCAGCAAGAGCGACGTGCTCGACGACGAGCGCCGGCCCGAAGCGAGCGCGCGCGCGTGGGTGCGCGCGTTGGCGTCGGGCGAGGTGCTGCGCGCGTGCGTGCCCGATATGTATACCGGCCTGCGCACGGATCTCGACGTGCGCACGCTCTGTCTGGCGCGCGAGGCGCTCGCGTACCATTCGGCGATGGCGGACTTTGCGTTTGCGATGCAAGGCTTGGGTAGCGGCGCGCTGACGCTGTTCGGCAGCGCCGAGCTCAAAAAGCGCTATCTTCCGATGGTCGCCAACGGCCGCTGCGTGCCGGCGTTTGCCCTTTCCGAACGCGAGGCGGGATCCGACGTTGCGGCAATTCGCACGCGCGCGGTTCTCAAAGACGGTACCTATACACTCGACGGCGAGAAGACCTGGATCTCCAACGCCGGCATCGCCGATCTGTACGTCGTCTTCGCGCGCACCAGCGACGACGGTTCGAAGGGGCTGACCGCGTTTGCGATCGATCCAACGTCGCCGGGATTTACCGTCGGCAAGCGCATCGACACGATCTCGCCGCACCCGCTGGGGACGCTCAGCTTCGAGCGGCTGCGCGTGGCGCCGTCGCAGCGCATCGGAAAGGAAGGTGAGGGCTTCAAAATTGCGATGGCTACGCTCGACGTGTTCCGCAGCACCGTCGGCGCCGCCGCACTGGGCTTCGCGCGCCGGGCGCTGGACGAATCGCTCGCGCACGTCAAGAAACGCGAGCTCTTCGGAGCGCCGCTGGCTGCGCTGCAGTTGACGCAAGCGGCGATTGCGGAGATGGCGACCGACGTCGACGCCGCCGCCCTGCTGGTCTATCGGGCCGCGTGGACGAAGGACGCCGGAGCGCCGCGCATCACGCGCGAAGCCGCGATGGCGAAGTGGTTCGCGACCGAGGCGGCCGGGCGCGTCTGCGATCGCGCCGTACAGCTCTTCGGCGGTCGCGGCGTGACGCACGGCGAGATCGTGGAGCGGCTCTACCGCGACGTTCGCGCCTTACGCATTTACGAAGGAGCCAGCGAAATCCAACAACTGGTGATTGCCAAGCAGACGCTCGACGCGCAGTGA
- a CDS encoding enoyl-CoA hydratase family protein, whose product MSTKAGYAVDGRVLTITLDRPERKNPLTFELYAQLRDKFRALATDASVKVVVLTGAGENFCSGGDVHDIIGPLTQRSSAELLEFTQMTGDLVKAMRACPQPIVAAVDGVCAGAGAILAMASDLRYGTERAKVAFLFVRVGLAGCDMGACAILPRIIGLGRASELLYTGKAMTAAQALHWGFFNELCLPDELLMRAQQAAHELASGPTFAHAMTKKMLHEEWAMPLDGAIDAEARAQAICMETNDFKRAYEAFAAKKTPEFAGD is encoded by the coding sequence ATGAGTACTAAAGCCGGCTACGCGGTTGACGGCCGAGTTCTCACCATTACGCTCGACCGCCCGGAGCGCAAGAACCCGCTGACGTTCGAGCTGTACGCGCAGCTGCGCGACAAGTTTCGCGCGCTCGCGACCGACGCGAGCGTAAAAGTGGTCGTGCTCACCGGCGCGGGTGAAAACTTCTGTTCGGGCGGTGACGTGCACGACATCATCGGGCCGCTGACCCAGCGATCGAGCGCCGAGTTGCTCGAGTTCACGCAGATGACCGGCGACCTCGTCAAAGCGATGCGCGCCTGCCCGCAGCCGATCGTCGCCGCGGTCGACGGGGTCTGCGCGGGCGCCGGTGCGATTCTCGCGATGGCGTCGGATTTGCGCTACGGCACGGAACGCGCGAAAGTCGCGTTTCTGTTCGTGCGCGTCGGCTTAGCCGGGTGCGACATGGGCGCCTGCGCCATCTTGCCGCGCATCATCGGGCTCGGCCGCGCGAGCGAGTTGCTCTACACCGGAAAAGCGATGACCGCGGCGCAAGCGTTACACTGGGGCTTTTTCAACGAGCTCTGTCTGCCGGACGAACTGCTTATGCGCGCGCAGCAGGCGGCTCACGAACTCGCATCGGGTCCCACGTTCGCGCACGCTATGACCAAGAAGATGCTGCACGAGGAGTGGGCGATGCCGCTGGACGGTGCCATCGACGCAGAAGCGCGCGCCCAAGCGATTTGCATGGAGACCAATGACTTCAAGCGCGCCTACGAGGCGTTCGCCGCAAAGAAGACGCCGGAGTTCGCAGGAGACTGA